The following proteins come from a genomic window of Macaca thibetana thibetana isolate TM-01 chromosome 15, ASM2454274v1, whole genome shotgun sequence:
- the LCN9 gene encoding epididymal-specific lipocalin-9 isoform X1 — translation MALLLLSLGLSIIAAQEFNPRAVVQRNYNMARISGVWYSIFMASDDLNRIKENGDLRVFVRNIEHLKNGSLKFDFEFMVQGECVAVVVVCEKTEKNGEYSINYEGENTVAVSETDYRLFITFHLQNFRNGTETHALALYARVPQLEPAFLSRFEETCKKYGLGPQNIVDLTNEDHCYSKR, via the exons ATGGCTCTGCTTCTGCTGAGCCTGGGGCTGAGCATCATCGCGGCCCAGGAGTTCAATCCCCGCGCCGTTGTGCAGAGGAACTACAACATGGCCAGG ATTTCGGGGGTCTGGTATTCTATTTTCATGGCCTCAGATGACCTGAATCGGATTAAAGAAAACGGGGACTTGCGGGTCTTCGTCCGGAATATAGAACATTTGAAGAACGGCAGCCTAAAATTTGATTTCGAATTCAT GGTGCAGGGGGAGTGTGTGGCCGTGGTCGTGGTCTGCgagaagacagagaagaatgGGGAATACTCCATCAACT ATGAGGGCGAGAACACGGTGGCCGTCTCGGAGACTGACTACAGGCTGTTCATCACCTTCCACCTCCAGAACTTCAGGAATGGGACCGAGACCCATGCGCTGGCGCTCTACG CACGGGTCCCACAGCTGGAACCCGCCTTTCTGAGCAGATTTGAAGAAACCTGCAAAAAGTACGGACTCGGCCCACAAAACATCGTCGACTTGACCAACGAAG ATCACTGCTACTCCAAGCGTTAG
- the LCN9 gene encoding epididymal-specific lipocalin-9 isoform X2: MALLLLSLGLSIIAAQEFNPRAVVQRNYNMARISGVWYSIFMASDDLNRIKENGDLRVFVRNIEHLKNGSLKFDFEFMVQGECVAVVVVCEKTEKNGEYSINYEGENTVAVSETDYRLFITFHLQNFRNGTETHALALYDLKKPAKSTDSAHKTSST, from the exons ATGGCTCTGCTTCTGCTGAGCCTGGGGCTGAGCATCATCGCGGCCCAGGAGTTCAATCCCCGCGCCGTTGTGCAGAGGAACTACAACATGGCCAGG ATTTCGGGGGTCTGGTATTCTATTTTCATGGCCTCAGATGACCTGAATCGGATTAAAGAAAACGGGGACTTGCGGGTCTTCGTCCGGAATATAGAACATTTGAAGAACGGCAGCCTAAAATTTGATTTCGAATTCAT GGTGCAGGGGGAGTGTGTGGCCGTGGTCGTGGTCTGCgagaagacagagaagaatgGGGAATACTCCATCAACT ATGAGGGCGAGAACACGGTGGCCGTCTCGGAGACTGACTACAGGCTGTTCATCACCTTCCACCTCCAGAACTTCAGGAATGGGACCGAGACCCATGCGCTGGCGCTCTACG ATTTGAAGAAACCTGCAAAAAGTACGGACTCGGCCCACAAAACATCGTCGACTTGA